The genomic region TCCTTTCGCCCACAGTACGGCCACTTTCTGCAAAGGGTTGCAGCAAGGCGCCGCCCGTCAAGGATCATGCCAATTCAACATACAGGAAGCGGGTAAAAGCGGTGTTGGGCAAATGGTTAAAATTCGAAGTTTCCAAAGGATAGTGGCAAAACAGGCCTTCAACCGCCGTGACGTAGACAAGGCGCCCGGCTATGGTGCGCTCCAACGGGGAGGATAATTCATGCGGGTGATTTACAGCGAGAAGCATGCGCTTCGTGATGCAAAGACGGAACTTCACGGCGGGCAGCTCGTGCCGCCCTTCGAAGCCCCGTTCCGAGCCGAATGGATACTTGATGCGGTAAGGAAACAGGGGCATGGTGAAGTCATATCACCAGACCCATTCGACCTTTCGGCGGCCAGAAAGCTGCATGATGCGGATTATCTGGACTTCATGGCAACGATCTGGGAGCGCTGGGTTGCCGAGGGCTATAAGGGCGAGGCAATACCTGCATGCTTTCCGGCGCGCCGCATGCAGGCAAACCGCCCGCCGCGCGATATTGACGGTGCCCTTGGCTATTATTCTTTTGCAGCTGAAACGGCGATCAGCGCGGGTACATGGGAAGCTGCCATTGCCTCGATGCAGGTAGCCATGACCGGCGCAAAACATGTTCTTGAAACCGGCAAGCCGGCCTTTGCGCTCTGCCGCCCGCCAGGCCACCATGCCTCGATTGACCAGTATGGCGGCTACTGTTTCATTAACAATGCCGGTGCCGCAGCCCAGTATTGGCGCGACAACGGCATGAGGAAAACCGCGATCCTGGATGTCGACTTCCATCACGGCAACGGAACGCAGGACATTTTCTACAAGCGCGGTGACGTTTTCTTTGCATCCATCCATGGCGACCCGCTTGATGCCTTTCCGCATTTTCTCGGGTTTGCAGACGAAACAGGCGAAGGCGAAGGAGAGGGCAGCACGGTCAACTATCCGCTGCCGCCGGGAACGCTGTATGGCAAATGGAAAGAGGCGTTGAAGGATGCGCTGCAGCGCATCGTGGATTTTGGTGCAGAAGGGCTGATCATCTCGCTTGGCGTCGACACGTTCGAGAAAGACCCGATTTCCTTTTT from Salaquimonas pukyongi harbors:
- a CDS encoding histone deacetylase family protein, with protein sequence MRVIYSEKHALRDAKTELHGGQLVPPFEAPFRAEWILDAVRKQGHGEVISPDPFDLSAARKLHDADYLDFMATIWERWVAEGYKGEAIPACFPARRMQANRPPRDIDGALGYYSFAAETAISAGTWEAAIASMQVAMTGAKHVLETGKPAFALCRPPGHHASIDQYGGYCFINNAGAAAQYWRDNGMRKTAILDVDFHHGNGTQDIFYKRGDVFFASIHGDPLDAFPHFLGFADETGEGEGEGSTVNYPLPPGTLYGKWKEALKDALQRIVDFGAEGLIISLGVDTFEKDPISFFRLSSDDFLRYGEEIAKAGLPTLFCMEGGYGVKEIGLNTANVLTGFEAGMKK